The Engystomops pustulosus chromosome 4, aEngPut4.maternal, whole genome shotgun sequence genome contains a region encoding:
- the LOC140126186 gene encoding T-cell immunoglobulin and mucin domain-containing protein 4-like has product MVVGLGWVLCLVLSITAMTSSDTVTGLVDDVLTLPCSYTTANSGYHMCWGRGGCPNSKCNDEILKTDGNRVTWRKSERYQLLGDITQGDVSMTIAGATKEDQGVYCCRVEIPGPFNDLKKNVKVEIQEVDLPVDIPECPNDMY; this is encoded by the exons ATGGTTGTGGGCTTGGGTTGGGTTCTTTGCCTTGTCCTGTCCATTACAG ctatgacatcatctgatACGGTGACTGGTTTGGTGGACGATGTACTAACCCTACCCTGCAGTTACACCACTGCAAATTCTGGATATCACATGTGCTGGGGACGAGGTGGTTGTCCAAATTCTAAGTGTAATGATGAGATCCTCAAAACTGATGGAAACAGAGTGACCTGGAGGAAATCTGAGAGATACcagttactgggggacattacacagGGGGACGTGTCCATGACTATCGCTGGGGCCACCAAAGAAGATCAAGGAGTCTACTGCTGCCGGGTGGAGATCCCTGGACCATTCAATGACTTGAAGAAAAATGTGAAAGTGGAGATACAAGAAG TTGATCTTCCCGTTGATATTCCTGAATGTCCCAATGACATGTATTAA
- the LOC140126185 gene encoding polymeric immunoglobulin receptor-like — MDMGSGWIICLVLSTTALAAPPETVEGFVNDMLKIPCSYSIQHGTYPVCWGRGGCGFFFCNNVILKTDFHKVTSRKSDRYQLLGDIGQGDVSLTISGATKEDEGTYCCRVQVPGLGNDLKKEFEVVIQEAMTLSDTVTGLVDEIITLPCSYPIANSGYHMCWGRGGCPKSKCNDALLKTDGNRVTWRKSDRYQLLGDITQGDVSMTITGATKEDQGTYCCRVEIPGLFNDLKKNVKVEIEEADNISSHVGDRVKLPCKYDVSKGTSRMCWGRGTCPMFRCTEAIVWTDGKKVTWTESEKYKLVGNINNGEVSLTINGVTKEDEGMYCCRVELPGLFNDQKNEVNLEVECDGVQNVKH; from the exons ATGGATATGGGCTCGGGATGGATTATATGTCTTGTCCTGTCTACTACAG CGTTGGCCGCGCCACCTGAAACGGTGGAAGGTTTTGTGAACGACATGTTGAAGATaccgtgtagctacagcattcaacATGGCACGTATCCCGTgtgctgggggcgaggcggctgtggtttctttttttgtaataatGTGATCCTCAAGACTGATTTCCACAAAGTGACCTCGAGGAAATCTGACAGATACCAGTTACTGGGAGACATCGGTCAAGGGGACGTGTCCCTGACCATTTCTGGGGCCACCAAAGAAGATGAAGGAACCTACTGCTGCCGGGTGCAGGTCCCTGGTCTAGGCAATGACCTGAAAAAAGAGTTTGAAGTGGTGATACAAGAAG CTATGACATTATCTGATACGGTGACTGGTTTGGTGGATGAAATAATCACCCTACCCTGCAGTTACCCCATTGCAAATTCTGGATATCACATGTGCTGGGGACGAGGTGGTTGTCCAAAGTCTAAATGTAATGATGCGCTCCTCAAAACTGATGGAAACAGAGTGACCTGGAGGAAATCTGACAGATACcagttactgggggacattacacagGGGGACGTGTCCATGACTATCACTGGGGCCACCAAAGAAGATCAAGGAACCTACTGCTGCCGGGTGGAGATCCCTGGACTATTCAATGACTTGAAGAAAAATGTGAAAGTGGAGATAGAAGAAG CTGACAACATTTCGAGCCACGTAGGCGACAGAGTAAAGTTACCTTGTAAATACGATGTCAGCAAGGGAACGTCCCGTATGTGCTGGGGGCGCGGCACATGCCCAATGTTCAGATGTACCGAGGCAATCGTCTGGACTGATGGCAAAAAAGTAACCTGGACAGAATCCGAAAAGTACAAGCTGGTAGGAAACATAAACAATGGGGAGGTGTCCTTGACCATCAATGGAGTCACCAAGGAGGATGAAGGAATGTACTGTTGCCGGGTGGAGCTCCCGGGACTGTTCAACGATCAGAAGAATGAAGTCAACCTGGAAGTGGAATgtg ATGGAGTCCAAAATGTGAAACACTAA
- the LOC140126187 gene encoding polymeric immunoglobulin receptor-like, whose translation MGVYMLLLTALVVLAPGLISAYRTTGVVGDRMVMPCFYPATKHTSLACWGRGSCSNTGCNYPVATINGSRVIWAKSSRYQVNVDLENEQLPLAITEAKMEDSGIYCCRVKVPSLGIDLKKEVDLEIQQPMTRDNIVQGSVDETLTLPCKYSVSEGLKEVCWGKGSCPVSGCKNKVIGTDGTNVIFSESKRYKLLGNITKGDVSLTISGLSKDQEGTYCCRIRVPGPFNDKKHEIKLRIKDVNLVKGSLKDNVVLPCSYDTDSGTHPTCWGHGRCGVVSCNNKVLQSDGNEVTWRESDKYKLKGDLAKGNVSLTIEQVNADDGGIYCCRIEVPGPFNDVKKEIRVELRDADHISGRVGDKVKLPCNYNVSEGTSPVCWGRGICPTFKCTDTIVWTDGEEVTWRESEKYKLVGNINNGEVSLTINGVTKDDEGMYCCRVELPGPFNDKMKEVNLEVEDDGFQNVKH comes from the exons ATGGGGGTGTACATGCTACTACTGACTGCACTGGTGGTCCTAGCCCCAG GGCTAATATCGGCCTATCGCACTACGGGGGTAGTTGGTGACCGGATGGTCATGCCCTGCTTCTACCCGGCCACCAAGCACACGAGCCTCGCCTGCTGGGGGAGGGGATCCTGCTCCAATACCGGCTGTAACTACCCAGTGGCCACAATCAATGGGAGCCGAGTGATCTGGGCCAAATCATCCAGATACCAAGTAAATGTAGATTTAGAAAATGAACAGCTGCCTCTGGCCATCACCGAGGCCAAGATGGAGGATTCTGGGATCTACTGCTGCCGCGTCAAGGTCCCAAGTCTGGGGATCGATCTGAAGAAAGAGGTGGATCTGGAGATACAGCAAC CCATGACGAGAGACAATATTGTGCAAGGGTCAGTTGACGAAACATTGACTTTACCCTGCAAATATTCGGTTAGTGAAGGACTAAAAGAAGTGTGCTGGGGGAAGGGAAGCTGTCCTGTCTCTGGCTGCAAAAACAAGGTCATCGGTACAGACGGCACCAACGTGATCTTTAGCGAATCCAAAAGATACAAGTTGTTGGGGAACATCACGAAGGGTGACGTGTCCCTAACCATCAGCGGATTGTCTAAGGATCAGGAGGGAACCTATTGCTGCCGCATCCGCGTCCCAGGACCGTTCAACGACAAGAAACATGAGATCAAACTGCGAATTAAAGATG tCAATCTTGTAAAAGGCTCCCTGAAGGATAATGTGGTTTTGCCCTGCTCGTATGACACCGATAGCGGCACACACCCGACATGCTGGGGTCATGGCCGTTGTGGGGTAGTCTCATGTAACAACAAGGTGCTGCAGAGCGATGGCAATGAGGTGACCTGGAGGGAGTCAGACAAATACAAACTCAAAGGAGACCTAGCAAAGGGAAACGTGTCCCTGACCATCGAACAGGTAAATGCCGATGATGGAGGAATCTACTGCTGCAGAATCGAGGTCCCAGGACCCTTCAACGATGTCAAGAAGGAAATACGAGTGGAGCTACGTGATG CTGACCACATTTCTGGCCGCGTAGGTGACAAAGTAAAATTACCTTGTAATTACAATGTCAGCGAGGGCACGTCCCCTGTGTGCTGGGGGCGCGGCATATGCCCAACGTTCAAATGTACCGACACCATTGTCTGGACTGATGGCGAAGAAGTAACCTGGAGAGAGTCCGAAAAATACAAGCTGGTAGGAAACATAAACAATGGGGAGGTGTCCTTGACCATCAATGGAGTCACCAAGGACGATGAAGGAATGTACTGCTGCCGGGTGGAGCTCCCGGGACCGTTCAACGACAAGATGAAGGAAGTCAACCTGGAAGTGGAAGATG ATGGATTCCAAAATGTGAAACACTAA